Within the Miscanthus floridulus cultivar M001 chromosome 2, ASM1932011v1, whole genome shotgun sequence genome, the region CAGAAATTTTTTCATCCATCATATCCACCAAGTCTTCGAAATAATGTGGACCTGAAAAGGAAATTTATCAGTACAAATAGACCCATAAAAGTGTCCAAGCTGGCTAAGTTAGCCCCACAGGCCACAGCCAGTTGAACAGATGCAAACAAAAACGCTTTCCTAAAACAAACAGAAGCTATACAAAACTGGACTGTATATTTTTCCCAGGTGAAGAATCCTGAGTAAATGTATGTCACTTGTGCCCTTAAAAATTTAATACAAACCACTAAAGTAAAGAAAAATACTAAGATGGCTCTGGGCTGAAAGCTGAAATATAAGTCATTACAAAATGTTGAAATCATACATACAGGCAAAAAGATAATTAAGACACAATCAGTTAATTATGTTTACCAATGACAACTAGCTGGTAGTCTGTTTCCAATTTCCCACAAGCTTTTTACGAAATGCCCATTTTGTATCTATCTATTAAGAAAACTGCTTAAGTTTCACCAAAGTCTAATTCTGCTTTCTTTTTCAAAAGTGTAAAACTGCTGAAAAGAGCACCATAAGGAGACCCCCACCCCCCAACCCCCCCCAAAAAAGCTTGCAGTGGAGTAGCATTATAGCATGGTGGGATTCAATTTTCTTGAAGGACATTAGCTGGCATGTTTCTTGATAAGATCTAGGATGCATCATTTTTTAGTTTTCTTAACATGGTATCCAATTGGCCATGTGGCACTGAGTTGCAATGGCCAACTGAGACATACGGCTTTCATGGTTGATCCTTGAGTCCACTATGCTGAACCTAACAAGGGCCTAGTAAATCTCACCAAGTCGCAAGTGGTTTCTAAATCACTTCCAGCTAAGTGTCTCATAAATCTCTCCAAATGTGACTGATTCATAAGCTCCCACCAATTAAATGTATGGTGACAATGCAACATTGCAACTAGCCATTTCCTTGCTGGCTACAGACAACATCCACCATCTGTTAAGACTTACACAGGCCTGAATCCagtaggttttttttttttttttctaataaatTTGTATTTATGTCATAGATTATAGATGCTGATGACAAATATAAATGAGGCGGCTTTTGCAGTAAAATGGACTGCATAATGCATTGCAGCTGAACGGCTCCcatattttaaatttaaaatgaaATGTTCAAACTGTTCTAGAAACAAAGTTGTCCAAGATTTCTATTGGACAAAAACTGGTTGTTTCTTAAGAATAAATGACCATCTGCTCAACAATTTGGATCAAGATAATTCAAAAGGGCAACCTATAACAAAGAATTAAATAATCCTAAGTTCCTCCGCATGCCATATTTAATTGACACAACAACCAATTATGATGATAATCAATTCATAAAAATCACATCATTTTTCCCTGTAATGAATCGAACTTTTGCACACAATCAGAAATCCGAATCTTCGCTGGTTGAGCCATGGCTACATTTAACATAGCAACTCTCTCCACAGTCCATCCAAACTCCAAACCCTCTGAATGAAGGTATGAGAATTCAGAGACTCAACTAAACAATACGAACTGTACTTCCGGATGCCGCCTCACGGAGGAGAAAATCATCCGAGGATGTTGGGGGAGCTGCACGTACCCTTAGTGCGACAGAACCAGAAGAGGATGGACTCTTCGAACTGGTCGGCCTTGGCGCGGGAGTCGCGGCCGCCCCACTGGTTCTCCACCGCCATCTGAAGCGCCGTCCACCGCCCGAACACTAGCCTGATGGCCTCTCCaagcgccgcctccgcctcggcTGAGATCGGCCCGGGGcccgggccgccgccgccgccgttggatGCGGCCATGGGACGGACTGACGGAGGAAGGCGGCTAGGGTTTTTCCCTCTCAGCTGTGAGCCTGTGACTCGTGCGGGGGCGACCGAGAGAGAAACCAGCCGTCGTCACCCTTCCAGGACTCCAGATGCTGACTGCGAAGCAAAATGCGGCCCAAGAAAAAATGTGCACACCACGCCAGGGCCAGGTTCTGGGCTTCGTGAGTGCGTGTCCATTTTGGGGCTTTAGGCGGGTCAGCTTTCAGGTCCACCTTTAGAGGCCTGGCCCAAGACAGGTTTACTTGcattgcactgcactgcactgcacatgGGGTTCTCCGGAACTCCGGAAGGGTCGGGTCGGTTCGGTTCGGTTGGACTGCAGCTACACAGGTCGAAGAAGCCTTCGTGGGCAAGGAAACGAGGCAGAAGCCGTGTCCGACTCGTTCACGCGTTCGCGGTTCGCCTCTTTCTCTCTCCTATATAAAAATCCACGCCCCCCGTCGCCTCCGCAAAATTCCCCAATCCCGCCGCCAGCCTCCGCACGCGCCTCGGAACCCTAGCCCCGGCGACGCCTTCAGATCCGGCGCCCTTACCCGGCGGAATCGCCCGCTCCTACCCCCGGTCGCCGCGTTCCGGGCATCTCGGCTACCCGGCGTCCTCTACCCGTCTTGGACACCTGCGAAGTCTTCCCCAGGCGGCGTCCCGAGGAATCGCTTGGTCGACAGGCTACGTCTCCATCCCCACCAAGCCAGCATCGACGACTCGAAGGATCCGCGCCGTCGTCGATCGCCCTATCGCCTCTTCGTAGATCGAATTTGTTCTGTGATTCTTCTCGTTGCAAGTCGTTGTATTTCATCTGAgatctgaaaaaaaaaattcGGGCCATCTCGAGATAGAGAGCCCTTTATTAGTGAAAAAAGAGAGTACTCGCCATCCATCATGGGTGTTGTGTATTATCAATATAAGAGTGAAAAGGAAATCTGTTCTATGCCTGTGCCCCATGCTTTTATCTGTGTGTCTGAACTCAAGCAGCTTATCATGACGAGCGGTAAGCACGGCCGTGGGCGAACCCGCGGTCGTGCCACAGAGGATATTGTCATCTCCAACGCCCACACTGGTGAAGGTTCGTTTAACGCCAAATCGCTTAGCTGTACCCGATTACTTTAGTTCTGCATATACATccatgcatatgatcttgtaaaaCTTTATCGTAGTTTCCTTCACTTTGAAGCACAACCGATTTTGCAGCCTAATAATATTATGTGCAATTACCTTTGATCATCACAATTTTGGGAAAATCATTTAAGCTTTGCTTTTGAGGTGTCTGGATTCATGTAGCCTGTAACACATGGCAGAGTTTAGATAGCATCGATCTGGTCGGGATCAGGATACCTGGACTTCGTTGTAGTGTTCAGTTGTCCATGCGAATTGCTTAATTATAGCTCTGAACAAAAAGCCACTTGCATATGGTTTTATCGATTGTCCTAGTTTTGGTGCCAATGATTTTGTGTGTCATTTCAATCTGGATTCCTCGGTTTGGCTTTGCATATGGTTTTATCAATTGTCCTAGTTTTGATGCCAATGATTTTGCATGTGTTATTTCAATCTGGATTCCTCACTCAGTTTGGCTATTTCTGTGTTACTGCAAGTTGATGATTCACAATTGCAGATCTCAGAGATTTTGTGATACTTTTGCTTTGTACATCAATATTCTGTAGGCCACGAATAGGTATTCCGTTGAGTACAATGGTCACTGTTTACTCATGTTTCCATTGTTGTTGAGAAAAATAAGAGAGCTGTAATACGTGTACATTGTACTGTATTTGTGTATGGTGTCCTATCATTTTGTATGCTCATGGGATGTGTTACTGCCTCCTGAAGGAGTTCAGTCAAGCTGTATACTGGATGAAATGATCCATATGTATCTGCATATATCCTATTGGAAATGCACCTTGCCATACTGATGGAAGGCTTATATTTGTAAATTGTGAAGTGTAAAAATCCTATTTTTACCCTTTCTTTTTCAAAGTATGTTCATGAATACAGGACATCTCAATAGTGCTCTGAGAAATCCCAATTGTTAACCAAAAGCATAAAGTCAATCTGTAAAACTGCCGGTTTCTTAAGGCTTCAAACGAACGACTAGTCATGTTGATGATGAAATCGAAGTCTATTTTTTACCTTTCATGAATAGTATAAATCAATTTAAACATCTCAATTTCGATGTTCAATTAAATGCATCATTTGGTATATGAGAAGAGTTATTTTGTAACTTGCCTGAATATGTTTGTTTTAGTGGATTATTAGTTGACATTTCTGTTTTCTGTGTTTGTGTTTGTGTTTGAATTCAGAATATGCAGATGAAAGAGCATCTGTGCCACAGAACACAACTGTGCTGGTTCGCAGAATTTCCATTCCCGGACAACTGTCAGAGAAGATTGTCTTGTCCCCCACGTAATGTCTCCTCTTCAATCTTTTACTTTGCATTATCATTCACTATTTCGAAAGAGAGGCTAGGAGACAACATTTTAAATCATAGACCAATTCATGTGGAGTGGAACCTGAATCAACTAGAAGtaacattaatatatttttcttaagACAATGTGTGCATACAGTCTGAACAATTTGACTTCATAATGAAACCAACAGAATAATTCTCTCTATTTCcctactgttttttttttttgtctaaacTGCTCCCAGTAAATCCTGATTGTTTTCTTCGAGTTCTCTGTCCAAACACAGTTTTGTGAATATTGCAAGGTCTATAGCTGAAGCATCATCAATTAAATATGTTTCAACTGAGAATACGCATGGCAGAAAATGAGGACTAACCATACTAACTTCATGTAACTAATTGCAGGCGGAAAGTCACAGAAGAATGTTCTGTACCTTGCAAGTCAGTGGTTACTGACTCAAGCTCAAAGTTATGTTCCTCCACAGTAGTGCAAGATGAAGATGCTGCAATTGCAGCAGTGATTGATGCTGCTGAACTCAAACTGTAAGCGTATCACATTCTCTTTTTTTTCACGACATGGTAATATTTTTTCTTGTTACCTCTGATAATCTTGTTCCATGGTGCATGTAGGGAACAGCACCCGTCTAAAAGAGGACAAGGCAGTGGAAGGTTCACATCAGGACGTAACTATGGACCATTGGAAGGGGAGACACCTCCACCAGGCTACGTCTGCCGCTCTTGCGGTGTTCCAGGCCATTTCATTCAACACTGCTCACAGGAAAACAAGACACCTCCACCTGGATACATTTGCTACAGATGCCGAATTCCAGGGCATTTTATTCACCATTGTCCAACCATTGGTGATCCCAAGTTCGACAATAATAAAATGAGTCGGTCTCTTGTCCCAGTAGTAACTGTCAGTCCTGTCGATGGCATTTTGGATTCACTTGTCCCGGCTGCCCCAGTTAGTGCTGTTGATGACTTGCCAGCAGAGCTCCACTGCCGGCTATGTAAAAAAGTGATGAGAGATGCAGTATTGACAAGCAAGTGCTGTTTTGACAGTTTTTGTGATAGATGTAAGTGGTTTTCATATACTCCATTTGTATGTATCTTCAAAAAAGTATTTGTTTTGGTGTCAATGAGTGCATTATCCAAAAGTATCCAAGATGTTTTACACCAAATTTGTTTTTATAGCAGTATCTAGCTGTTTGTGTCAAGTAATTATCATTCAAACAATATAAGGAACGTCTTTCTATTTACCTTTTGTCAGGCATTCGGGATTATATTATTACAGAGTCGAAGTGCATTTGTGGAGTCAAGACGCTAGCAGATGACCTCATTCCCAATCAAACACTTAGAAGCACAATCAGCAATATGTTGGGAACACAGGCTAGCAGTGGTGGAAGTGGTACAACAAGGCACAGAAGTTCGTCAGGCAGCAACCCTGACCCCAAAATACAGAGCCACACCGCTTCTGCTACCTCAGCAAGGGAGGTGAAGCAATCTACAGAC harbors:
- the LOC136522050 gene encoding E3 ubiquitin ligase PQT3-like; protein product: MGVVYYQYKSEKEICSMPVPHAFICVSELKQLIMTSGKHGRGRTRGRATEDIVISNAHTGEEYADERASVPQNTTVLVRRISIPGQLSEKIVLSPTRKVTEECSVPCKSVVTDSSSKLCSSTVVQDEDAAIAAVIDAAELKLEQHPSKRGQGSGRFTSGRNYGPLEGETPPPGYVCRSCGVPGHFIQHCSQENKTPPPGYICYRCRIPGHFIHHCPTIGDPKFDNNKMSRSLVPVVTVSPVDGILDSLVPAAPVSAVDDLPAELHCRLCKKVMRDAVLTSKCCFDSFCDRCIRDYIITESKCICGVKTLADDLIPNQTLRSTISNMLGTQASSGGSGTTRHRSSSGSNPDPKIQSHTASATSAREVKQSTDHKLPAPDGGALQVATGGALVNQPLEKLAATARILSKDEGNSAEVSAEKAVANAEALKVKDGSESTSKATTVSGALKHDVTRTDQPKKKRKKADLTKNVQPNNVGYGYNVPFDPAYYNPFKNGYPWATEPYMYSSMGMPYTGYPMDPYCVNTFTGMPLQVLAMQGYPASYQRPETEPMHRGGNAAARALSKHPERSERPKDTRLQPQSPEHKRQLVSSHGSESRTTNRTRSSSERMEHGHSNRASVEDHSSRKRMRDSSPKYDDRQSGGRSRHGSRSMMTREEDASDDERNFKRTWGRRSSRGVDTRH